A segment of the Sphingobacterium oryzagri genome:
GGCATAGCAAATGGGGAGATCGACAAAATGAACTGGTATTTATTGGTCAAGATCTTGATAAGGAACGCTGTCTACAAGAACTGGAAAGTTGTTTGTTAACGGCGGATGAGGCCGTCGATTGGGAAGCTAAAATTTGGGAAGATGATTTTCCGCTACCTAATTAACGGCCAATTGGTTGGCCATGATAAAATACCGACTTCGATGGGAAAGGAGTGGTAAATTGTTTTTTTAGTTTTTATTGATTATTTGTTTAGGATAGACGGATCGATTTTGTTCCGTCTATTTTTATCGTGAGATCCCCATTGTGAATGCTTGCGATTCATTTATATTTTGCATACTATTGTAATAAGGGGACTATGATTTGATATATGCAACATAGACCGCTTTTATGATCAACCAGTAAAACTACATAGATCAGGATCATGTAGATGTTATTGGGAAGAAAATGTGCTTTTAAAACAGACTTATAATACACTATGAAAATCAAATTTTTAGTAGCGTCCCTCTTGTTCGCCGGAATGAGCATCGTGGGATTAGAAAGTTTCGGCCAACAGTCAAAAGTAAAAAAAGACATTGGTCTGCAGCTGTATTCGGTGCGTAGCATGATGGGTAGTCATGTCGATCCGAATGGCTACAATACGGATTATTTTTCTGTATTGAAAAAACTGGCCGATATGGGCTATACGTCGGTAGAGGCAGCAGGTTACCGCGACGGAAAATTTTACGATACCACGCCGGAAGTCTTTAAAAAGAATGTAGAAAAGGCGGGCATGAAGGTGCTTTCTTCACACGCTACGAAAACGTTATCGAAAGAAGAATTGGCGTCAGGTGATTTTTCGGCTTCGCTGGCCTGGTGGGAAACCGCGATTTTAGCGCACAAAGCCGCTGGAATGAAATACATCGTTACGCCATGGTTAGACGTGCCAAAATCGGTCAAAGACTTGGAAACAGAATGTCGCTATTTAGATGAAGTTGGTAAATTATGCGCAAAGCACGGAATCAAATATGGATACCACAACCATGCGCATGAATTTCAAAAAGTAGCCGATGAGGTCGTGATGTTGGATTACATGATTGAACATACGAACCCAGCTTATGTTTTTTATGAAATGGATGTGTATTGGACAGTGATCGGAAAAGCAAGTCCGGTAGATTATTTTAAAAAATACCCAGGTCGTTTTACGGCTTTGCATATTAAAGATCACCGCGAAATCGGTCAAAGTGGAATGGTAGGTTTTGATGCTATTTTCAAGAACACGGATGTCGCTGGAGTGAAGCACATCTTTGTTGAAGTAGAAGAAGTGACGAACGATCTGGAAGCTGCCTTAAAAGAAAGTATTGACTACTTGATTGCAGCACCATTTGTCAAAGCAAGCTACAGCAAATAATATTGATGGCCAGTTTTCTCCGGGAGAAAACAGATGTTAGCTAATAAAAATGGCTTCAAACACGATGTTTGAAGCCATTTTTCATTGTCGACAACTAACTATCTATCCAGCCACCATTTCTCCCAATCTGTTTTAATTTCCTTTAAGCAAACCTCCTCGCCAATTTTTGGCGTTACCAGTGGAATATCCGCTTGCGCTGACAAGCGACTAATTTCTTCCAACGGTTCATACCAAGGATGTTGCGCCAATTTGAACTTAGAATGATGCACAGGCATTAAAGCCCGCGCCTGCAGCTCGGTCATTTCCTGGATAATCTCTGGTGGAAGCGAGTGAATATACGGCCAGCGTTGATTGTATTGTCCGCATTCCAAAATCGCTAAATCGAATGGCCCATATTGACGGCCAATGACAGCGAAGTGTGGACCGTAACCGCTATCGCCGCCTAAAAAA
Coding sequences within it:
- a CDS encoding sugar phosphate isomerase/epimerase family protein, with the protein product MKIKFLVASLLFAGMSIVGLESFGQQSKVKKDIGLQLYSVRSMMGSHVDPNGYNTDYFSVLKKLADMGYTSVEAAGYRDGKFYDTTPEVFKKNVEKAGMKVLSSHATKTLSKEELASGDFSASLAWWETAILAHKAAGMKYIVTPWLDVPKSVKDLETECRYLDEVGKLCAKHGIKYGYHNHAHEFQKVADEVVMLDYMIEHTNPAYVFYEMDVYWTVIGKASPVDYFKKYPGRFTALHIKDHREIGQSGMVGFDAIFKNTDVAGVKHIFVEVEEVTNDLEAALKESIDYLIAAPFVKASYSK